One stretch of Streptomyces hygroscopicus DNA includes these proteins:
- a CDS encoding Zn-dependent hydrolase, producing the protein MTYSGVVTVGGPADVHELPDLMISKVAVGPMNNNAYLLRCRATDEQLLIDAAAEPHTLLSLIGESGIASVVTTHRHQDHWSALREVVDATGARTYAGQYDAEGIPVPTDVPVADGDTVRVGRVELTARHLVGHTPGSIALVYNDPHGHPHVFTGDCLFPGGVGNTWKDSKAFESLINDVETKLFDRLPDETWVYPGHGDDTTLGAERPHLGEWRERGW; encoded by the coding sequence ATGACCTACAGCGGAGTAGTGACGGTCGGTGGACCGGCGGACGTGCACGAACTGCCCGATCTGATGATCTCGAAGGTCGCGGTCGGCCCCATGAACAACAACGCGTACCTGCTGCGCTGCCGGGCCACCGACGAGCAGCTCCTGATCGACGCCGCCGCCGAGCCGCACACCCTGCTCTCCCTGATCGGCGAGAGCGGCATCGCCTCCGTCGTCACCACCCACCGCCACCAGGACCACTGGAGCGCGCTGCGCGAGGTGGTGGACGCCACCGGCGCCCGCACCTACGCGGGCCAGTACGACGCCGAGGGCATCCCGGTGCCGACCGATGTGCCGGTCGCGGACGGCGACACGGTGCGGGTCGGCCGGGTCGAGCTGACCGCGCGCCATCTGGTCGGCCACACGCCCGGCAGCATCGCCCTGGTCTACAACGACCCGCACGGCCATCCGCATGTGTTCACCGGCGACTGCCTGTTCCCGGGCGGCGTCGGCAACACATGGAAGGACTCCAAGGCGTTCGAGAGCCTGATCAACGACGTCGAGACCAAGCTCTTCGACCGGCTTCCGGACGAGACCTGGGTCTACCCCGGCCACGGCGACGACACCACGCTCGGCGCCGAGCGCCCGCACCTCGGGGAGTGGCGCGAGCGCGGCTGGTAG
- a CDS encoding Rieske (2Fe-2S) iron-sulfur domain-containingprotein produces MSSQPASRRTLLCCAALAGAAGLGAAACSPDGSDQKASSTPTAPVELGSAGVVPVGGAKIYREQRVVVAQSAKGEFTAFSAVCTHAGCVVDSVEDGKINCPCHGSQFDARTGKVLQGPAEKPLPSIPVTAKGGRLVAGPDA; encoded by the coding sequence ATGTCCAGCCAGCCCGCCTCCCGCCGAACCCTGCTGTGCTGCGCCGCGCTGGCCGGAGCCGCCGGGCTCGGGGCGGCGGCCTGTTCCCCGGACGGTTCGGACCAGAAGGCGTCCTCGACGCCCACCGCCCCCGTCGAGCTCGGCTCGGCCGGTGTCGTCCCGGTCGGCGGCGCCAAGATCTACCGTGAGCAGCGGGTGGTGGTCGCCCAGTCCGCCAAGGGCGAGTTCACGGCGTTCAGCGCGGTGTGCACCCACGCCGGGTGCGTCGTCGACAGCGTCGAGGACGGCAAGATCAATTGCCCCTGCCACGGCAGCCAGTTCGACGCCCGCACCGGCAAGGTCCTCCAGGGACCCGCGGAGAAGCCGCTGCCGTCGATCCCGGTCACCGCGAAGGGCGGACGGCTCGTGGCGGGCCCCGACGCCTGA
- a CDS encoding LacI family transcriptional regulator → MATMVDVARRAGVSVATVSHVLNETRPVRPDTRKAVLDAIDDLGYIPNTLARSLVTARTRSIGLAVSAISNPYFTEILQGVESSALEQGYGLLIADPHDDPEHERKVVRLLHERRVDGVIVAPSAEPAGLLEYLARRKIPAVFLDRLVGDAHDQVCAENTRPVEQLVHHLAGLGHTRIGLVAGLPGLSTTTERIAGYRAGLARQGLPFRPGLLAEGHSEARGAQDAVHRLLASPEPPTAIITANNAMTIGALRALRTAGLSVPDDLALVCFDDFSWADVFSPGLTAISQPSREVGATAVRLLLDRLENPGLPPRTVRLPCAFVHRTSCGCAAEAPDRPLPGTPGLPGKDPVS, encoded by the coding sequence ATGGCAACCATGGTCGACGTCGCCCGGCGTGCCGGGGTGTCCGTGGCCACCGTCTCGCATGTGCTCAACGAGACCCGGCCGGTCCGTCCGGACACCCGTAAGGCCGTGCTGGACGCCATCGACGACCTCGGGTACATCCCCAATACGCTGGCGCGCTCCCTGGTGACCGCGCGCACCCGCTCGATCGGGCTGGCCGTCTCGGCGATCAGCAATCCGTACTTCACCGAGATCCTCCAAGGCGTCGAGTCCAGCGCCCTGGAGCAGGGGTACGGGCTGCTGATCGCCGATCCGCATGACGATCCCGAACATGAGCGCAAGGTCGTCCGGCTGCTCCATGAGCGGCGGGTGGACGGCGTGATCGTCGCCCCGTCGGCCGAGCCCGCCGGGCTGCTGGAGTATCTGGCCCGCCGTAAGATCCCCGCCGTCTTCCTCGACCGGCTGGTCGGCGACGCCCATGACCAGGTGTGTGCCGAGAACACCCGCCCCGTCGAACAGCTGGTCCACCACCTCGCCGGCCTCGGCCACACCCGCATCGGACTGGTCGCGGGGCTGCCGGGGCTGAGCACCACCACCGAGCGGATCGCGGGCTACCGTGCCGGGCTGGCGCGGCAGGGGCTGCCGTTCCGCCCCGGGCTGCTGGCCGAGGGCCACTCCGAGGCACGGGGCGCGCAGGACGCCGTCCACCGGCTGCTGGCCTCCCCCGAGCCGCCCACCGCGATCATCACCGCGAACAACGCGATGACCATCGGCGCGCTGCGCGCCCTGCGGACGGCGGGCCTGAGCGTGCCGGACGATCTCGCGCTCGTCTGCTTCGACGACTTCTCCTGGGCGGATGTCTTCTCCCCCGGGCTCACCGCGATCTCCCAGCCCAGCCGGGAGGTCGGCGCCACCGCCGTCCGGCTGCTGCTCGACCGGCTGGAGAACCCAGGGCTGCCGCCGCGCACCGTCCGGCTGCCCTGCGCCTTCGTCCACCGCACCTCCTGCGGCTGTGCGGCCGAAGCCCCCGACCGACCGCTCCCCGGAACCCCCGGACTCCCCGGAAAGGACCCCGTCTCGTGA
- a CDS encoding excinuclease ABC subunit A, producing MADRLIVRGAREHNLKNVSLDLPRDSLIVFTGLSGSGKSSLAFDTIFAEGQRRYVESLSSYARQFLGQMDKPDVDFIEGLSPAVSIDQKSTSRNPRSTVGTITEVYDYLRLLFARIGKPHCPECGRPIARQSPQAIVDRVLELPEGSRFQVLSPLMRERKGEFVDLFSDLQTKGYSRARVDGTTIQLSDPPKLKKQEKHTIEVVIDRLTVKDSAKRRLTDSVETALGLSGGMVILDFVDLDEDDPQRERMFSEHLYCPYDDLSFEELEPRTFSFNSPFGACPDCTGIGTRMEVDPELIIPDEEKSLDEGAIHPWSHGHTKDYFGRLVGALADALGFRTDIPWAGLPQRAKKALLNGHRTQIEVRYRNRYGRQRAYTTAFEGAVPFVKRRHSEAESDASRERFEGYMREVPCPTCEGTRLKPIVLAVTVQDKSIADVSAMSISECAEFLRAMELSPREKTIAERVLKEVNERLRFLVDVGLDYLSLNRAAGTLSGGEAQRIRLATQIGSGLVGVLYVLDEPSIGLHQRDNHRLIETLVRLRDLGNTLIVVEHDEDTIKTSDWVVDIGPGAGEHGGRVVHSGPLSELLVNEDSVTGHYLSGKKAIPLPSARRAVDPKRHLTVHGARENNLQDIDVSFPLGVLTAVTGVSGSGKSTLVNDILYTHLARELNGARAVPGRHTRVAGDDLVDKVVHVDQSPIGRTPRSNPATYTGVFDHVRKLFAETMEAKVRGYQPGRFSFNVKGGRCENCSGDGTIKIEMNFLPDVYVPCEVCHGARYNRETLEVHYKGKSIAEVLDMPIEEALDFFEAVPTIARHLRTLNEVGLGYVRLGQPAPTLSGGEAQRVKLASELQKRSTGRTVYVLDEPTTGLHFEDISKLISVLSGLVDKGNTVIVIEHNLDVIKTADWVVDMGPEGGSGGGLVIAEGTPEEVASVPASHTGKFLRDMLGDWVSDATVPAARNGGAAAKKAPAKKAAAKSTAAKSTAAKKTAAKKTVAKKAAAKTTVASKRTAAK from the coding sequence GTGGCCGACCGTCTCATCGTTCGTGGCGCTCGCGAGCACAACCTCAAGAACGTCTCACTCGACCTTCCTCGCGACTCGCTCATCGTCTTCACCGGGCTGTCCGGGTCGGGCAAGTCGTCCCTCGCGTTCGACACGATCTTCGCCGAGGGGCAGCGCCGCTACGTCGAGTCGCTCTCCTCCTACGCCCGACAGTTCCTGGGGCAGATGGACAAGCCCGATGTGGATTTCATCGAGGGCCTGTCCCCCGCGGTGTCGATCGACCAGAAGTCGACCTCGCGGAATCCGCGCTCGACCGTCGGCACCATCACCGAGGTCTATGACTACCTCCGGCTGCTGTTCGCCCGTATCGGCAAGCCGCACTGCCCCGAGTGCGGCCGTCCGATCGCCCGCCAGTCGCCGCAGGCGATCGTGGACCGGGTGCTGGAGCTCCCCGAGGGCAGCCGCTTCCAGGTGCTCTCCCCGCTGATGCGCGAGCGCAAGGGGGAGTTCGTCGACCTCTTCTCCGATCTCCAGACCAAGGGCTACAGCCGCGCCCGGGTGGACGGCACCACGATCCAGCTCTCCGACCCGCCGAAGCTGAAGAAGCAGGAGAAGCACACCATCGAGGTGGTCATCGACCGCCTGACCGTCAAGGACAGCGCCAAGCGCCGGCTGACCGACTCGGTGGAGACCGCGCTCGGCCTCTCCGGCGGCATGGTGATCCTCGACTTCGTCGACCTCGACGAGGACGACCCGCAGCGGGAGCGGATGTTCTCCGAGCATCTGTACTGCCCGTACGACGATCTGTCCTTCGAGGAGCTGGAGCCGCGCACCTTCTCCTTCAACTCGCCCTTCGGTGCCTGCCCGGACTGCACCGGCATCGGCACCCGGATGGAGGTCGACCCCGAGCTGATCATCCCGGACGAGGAGAAGTCGCTCGACGAGGGCGCCATCCACCCCTGGTCCCACGGCCACACCAAGGACTACTTCGGGCGGCTGGTCGGCGCGCTCGCCGACGCGCTCGGCTTCCGTACGGACATCCCCTGGGCCGGGCTGCCGCAGCGTGCCAAGAAGGCGCTGCTCAACGGCCACCGGACCCAGATCGAGGTCCGCTACCGCAATCGCTACGGCCGCCAGCGGGCTTACACCACGGCCTTCGAGGGCGCGGTGCCCTTTGTGAAGCGGCGCCACTCGGAGGCGGAGAGCGACGCCAGCCGGGAGCGGTTCGAGGGCTATATGCGCGAGGTGCCCTGCCCCACCTGTGAGGGCACCCGCCTCAAGCCGATCGTTCTCGCGGTCACCGTGCAGGACAAGTCCATCGCGGATGTCTCGGCGATGTCGATCAGCGAATGCGCCGAGTTCCTGCGCGCCATGGAGCTGAGCCCGCGCGAGAAGACCATCGCCGAGCGCGTCCTCAAGGAGGTCAACGAGCGGCTGAGGTTCCTGGTCGATGTCGGCCTGGACTACCTCTCGCTCAACCGCGCCGCGGGCACCCTCTCCGGCGGCGAGGCCCAGCGCATCCGGCTGGCCACCCAGATCGGCTCCGGCCTGGTCGGTGTGCTGTACGTGCTGGACGAGCCGTCCATCGGCCTGCACCAGCGCGACAACCACCGGCTGATCGAGACGCTGGTGCGGCTGCGCGACCTCGGCAACACCCTGATTGTCGTGGAGCACGACGAGGACACCATCAAGACCTCGGACTGGGTGGTGGACATCGGCCCGGGCGCGGGTGAGCACGGCGGCAGAGTGGTGCACAGCGGGCCGCTGAGCGAGCTGCTGGTCAACGAGGACTCGGTGACCGGGCACTATCTGTCCGGTAAGAAGGCCATCCCGCTGCCGTCGGCGCGCCGGGCCGTGGATCCCAAGCGGCATCTGACGGTCCACGGCGCCCGGGAGAACAACCTCCAGGACATCGATGTGTCCTTCCCGCTGGGGGTGCTCACCGCCGTCACCGGTGTCTCCGGATCGGGTAAGTCCACGCTGGTCAACGACATCCTCTACACCCATCTGGCCCGCGAGCTGAACGGTGCGCGGGCGGTTCCGGGGCGGCACACCCGGGTCGCCGGCGACGATCTCGTCGACAAGGTGGTCCATGTCGACCAGTCGCCCATCGGCCGCACCCCGCGGTCCAACCCGGCGACGTACACCGGCGTCTTCGACCATGTGCGCAAGCTGTTCGCGGAGACGATGGAGGCCAAGGTCCGCGGGTACCAGCCCGGGCGGTTCTCCTTCAACGTCAAGGGCGGCCGCTGCGAGAACTGCTCCGGTGACGGCACCATCAAGATCGAGATGAACTTCCTGCCGGATGTGTATGTGCCGTGCGAGGTCTGCCACGGCGCGCGCTACAACCGGGAGACCCTGGAGGTGCACTACAAGGGCAAGTCCATCGCCGAGGTGCTGGACATGCCCATCGAGGAGGCCCTGGACTTCTTCGAGGCGGTGCCCACCATCGCCCGCCATCTGCGCACGCTCAACGAGGTCGGGCTGGGCTATGTCCGGCTCGGGCAGCCCGCGCCGACCCTGTCCGGCGGTGAGGCCCAGCGCGTCAAGCTGGCGAGCGAGCTGCAGAAGCGGTCCACCGGCCGCACGGTGTACGTCCTGGACGAGCCGACCACCGGTCTGCACTTCGAGGACATCAGCAAGCTGATCAGCGTGCTCTCCGGTCTGGTCGACAAGGGCAACACCGTGATCGTCATCGAGCACAACCTCGATGTGATCAAGACGGCCGACTGGGTCGTGGACATGGGACCCGAGGGCGGCAGCGGCGGCGGTCTGGTGATCGCCGAGGGCACCCCGGAGGAAGTGGCCTCCGTCCCGGCCAGCCACACCGGGAAGTTCCTGCGCGACATGCTGGGCGACTGGGTGAGCGACGCGACGGTGCCCGCCGCGCGCAACGGCGGAGCGGCCGCCAAGAAGGCGCCCGCCAAGAAGGCCGCGGCCAAGAGCACGGCGGCCAAGAGCACGGCGGCCAAGAAGACCGCGGCGAAGAAGACCGTGGCCAAGAAGGCGGCGGCCAAGACCACGGTCGCCTCCAAGCGGACGGCCGCGAAGTAG
- a CDS encoding maleylpyruvate isomerase yields the protein MTDYVRDALAVQEATDRLLTAVAALDDASLVSPSELPGWTRGHVLAHLARNADALVNLVTWARTGQETPMYADAQTRDAEIRRDAARPLAVHLDDLRTSATRFDAAATALPPERLPYEVTLRGGVREPAGGLPLRRLAEVELHHVDLGIGYTVADLPATFVESQLTVLIRTRFAGHPDIPPLRLATGPGDGEVRHTGRPAAPGESPVTVAGSPAALLGWLTGRTDGSGLSCPNGPLPVLPALG from the coding sequence ATGACCGACTACGTCAGGGACGCCCTCGCCGTGCAGGAGGCGACGGATCGGCTGCTGACCGCCGTCGCCGCCCTCGACGACGCGTCCCTCGTGAGCCCCTCGGAGCTCCCCGGCTGGACCCGCGGCCATGTCCTGGCCCACCTGGCCCGCAACGCGGACGCCCTGGTGAACCTGGTCACCTGGGCCCGGACCGGCCAGGAGACCCCGATGTACGCCGACGCCCAGACACGCGACGCCGAGATCCGGCGCGACGCCGCCCGGCCGCTCGCCGTCCATCTGGACGACCTGCGCACCAGCGCCACCCGCTTCGACGCGGCGGCCACCGCACTGCCCCCGGAGCGCCTGCCGTACGAGGTGACCCTGCGCGGCGGGGTCCGGGAGCCGGCGGGCGGACTGCCACTGCGCCGCCTCGCCGAGGTCGAGCTGCATCATGTCGATCTCGGTATCGGCTACACCGTGGCGGATCTGCCCGCCACCTTCGTCGAGAGCCAGCTCACCGTGCTCATCCGTACAAGGTTCGCCGGGCACCCGGATATTCCCCCGCTGCGGCTGGCCACCGGGCCCGGTGACGGGGAGGTCCGGCACACCGGCCGCCCCGCCGCCCCCGGGGAGTCCCCGGTCACCGTCGCCGGCTCCCCCGCCGCCCTGCTGGGCTGGCTCACCGGCCGTACGGACGGCTCCGGCCTCTCCTGCCCGAACGGCCCCTTGCCCGTTCTCCCCGCACTAGGCTGA
- a CDS encoding sugar kinase, translating to MIVVAGEALIDLVPERTSSAAAGDRLPALRPARGGGPYNTALALGRLGSPTAFCSRVSTDGFGEALLEGLRKDGVDTALVQRGQEPTTLAVASIGADGSAGYGFYVQGTADRLFTLPPSLPEGVRALSLGTCSLVLEPGASAYEELLRREAARGVFTTLDPNIRTGLIPDADAYRARFQGWLPHVGLLKLSIEDARWLADSEDADAVETAVGQWLAAGPAAVVLTHGGEGLSVRRQDGSVLSVPGERVDIVDTIGAGDTVNAALLHRLAGHQALSAPALAKLDEAAWLDVLGFAARAAAITCSRAGAEPPYASELV from the coding sequence GTGATCGTCGTCGCCGGAGAAGCCCTGATCGACCTCGTGCCCGAGCGCACGTCGAGCGCCGCGGCGGGCGACCGGCTGCCCGCGCTGCGTCCGGCGCGCGGCGGCGGCCCGTACAACACCGCGCTGGCGCTGGGGCGGCTCGGCTCGCCCACCGCGTTCTGCTCTCGGGTCTCCACGGACGGCTTCGGGGAGGCGCTGCTGGAGGGGTTGCGGAAGGACGGCGTGGACACCGCGCTGGTGCAGCGCGGCCAGGAGCCCACGACCCTCGCCGTCGCCTCCATCGGGGCCGATGGCTCGGCCGGATACGGCTTCTATGTGCAGGGCACCGCGGACCGCCTCTTCACCCTGCCGCCGTCCCTTCCCGAGGGGGTGCGCGCGCTGTCGCTGGGCACCTGCTCGCTGGTGCTGGAGCCGGGCGCGAGCGCGTATGAGGAGCTGCTGCGGCGCGAGGCCGCGCGTGGCGTCTTCACCACACTGGACCCCAATATCCGCACCGGCCTGATCCCCGACGCAGACGCCTACCGGGCCCGGTTCCAGGGCTGGCTGCCTCATGTCGGCCTGCTGAAGCTGTCCATAGAGGACGCGCGGTGGCTGGCCGACTCGGAGGATGCGGACGCTGTGGAGACGGCCGTGGGCCAGTGGCTGGCGGCGGGCCCGGCGGCCGTGGTGCTCACTCATGGCGGGGAGGGGCTGAGCGTACGGCGCCAGGACGGCTCCGTGCTCTCGGTGCCGGGCGAGCGGGTGGACATCGTGGACACCATCGGGGCGGGAGACACCGTGAACGCCGCCCTGCTGCACCGGCTGGCGGGGCACCAGGCGCTGTCGGCGCCCGCGCTGGCCAAGCTGGACGAGGCGGCCTGGCTCGATGTGCTGGGCTTCGCCGCCCGCGCCGCCGCGATCACCTGCTCCCGAGCGGGCGCGGAGCCGCCCTACGCCTCCGAGCTGGTCTGA
- a CDS encoding MFS transporter, whose translation MHHDRSPSMARLAAASLAGTAIEFYDFFVYGTAAALVLGPLFFPTFSPLAGTLAAFGTFAVGFVSRPLGSMLFGPIGDRHGRRPVLIASLLLTGVATVAVGFVPTYDSIGIAAPVLLLVLRFLQGLGLGGEWGGAVLLTAEHAPAERRGLWSGFPQVGPAVGFLLANGTMLALSATLSDAEFRSWGWRVPFWGAGLLAGAGLLLRAQLTESPRFQELAEQGDRAAAPLAEVVRGHWRLVLLTAGGLAVGYAVFYAVTTWSLAYGTERLGVARTTLLGCIMAAVAVMGALTPLAAHLGDRFGRRPLCLVGCVATVAWMFPLVALLRTGEPPLMFLGILGALLAFITMFAVTAAYLPELFEARVRCTGAALGYNLAGVLGGALTPIVATALSHGNGPPWGVAAYLTAAALLSLGCFVLLPETRPTADRPDGGRSAVRPLEAGEAAV comes from the coding sequence ATGCACCATGACCGCTCTCCGTCCATGGCCCGCCTCGCCGCCGCGTCCCTGGCCGGCACCGCGATCGAGTTCTACGACTTCTTCGTCTACGGCACGGCCGCCGCGCTCGTCCTCGGCCCGCTGTTCTTCCCCACCTTCTCGCCGCTGGCAGGCACCCTCGCCGCTTTCGGCACCTTCGCCGTCGGCTTCGTCTCCCGGCCCCTGGGCTCGATGCTCTTCGGGCCCATCGGCGACCGCCACGGGCGCCGGCCGGTGCTCATCGCCTCCCTGCTGCTCACCGGCGTCGCGACCGTCGCCGTGGGCTTCGTCCCGACCTACGACTCGATCGGCATCGCCGCCCCCGTCCTGCTGCTCGTGCTGCGCTTTCTGCAGGGGCTGGGGCTCGGCGGCGAATGGGGCGGCGCGGTGCTGCTGACCGCCGAGCACGCGCCCGCGGAGCGGCGCGGGCTGTGGTCGGGCTTTCCGCAGGTCGGCCCGGCCGTCGGCTTTCTGCTGGCCAACGGCACGATGCTGGCCCTGTCGGCCACGCTGAGCGATGCCGAGTTCCGGTCCTGGGGGTGGCGGGTGCCGTTCTGGGGCGCGGGGCTGCTGGCGGGCGCCGGGCTGCTGCTGCGGGCCCAGCTGACCGAGTCCCCGCGGTTCCAGGAGCTGGCCGAGCAGGGCGACCGGGCCGCCGCGCCGCTGGCCGAGGTGGTGCGCGGCCACTGGCGGCTGGTCCTGCTGACCGCGGGCGGGCTCGCGGTGGGCTATGCCGTCTTCTACGCGGTCACGACCTGGTCCCTGGCGTACGGCACGGAGCGGCTCGGTGTCGCGCGCACCACGCTGCTGGGCTGCATCATGGCGGCCGTGGCGGTCATGGGCGCCCTGACGCCTCTGGCGGCCCATCTCGGCGACCGCTTCGGGCGGCGGCCGCTGTGCCTGGTGGGCTGCGTGGCCACCGTGGCGTGGATGTTTCCGCTGGTCGCGCTGTTGCGCACCGGTGAGCCGCCGCTGATGTTCCTCGGCATCCTGGGCGCGCTGCTCGCCTTCATCACCATGTTCGCGGTGACTGCGGCCTATCTGCCCGAGCTGTTCGAGGCGCGGGTGCGCTGCACGGGAGCGGCGCTCGGCTACAACCTCGCGGGCGTCCTGGGCGGGGCGCTCACACCGATCGTCGCGACGGCGCTGTCCCACGGGAACGGGCCGCCCTGGGGCGTCGCCGCGTATCTGACCGCCGCCGCGCTGCTGAGCCTGGGCTGCTTCGTCCTGCTGCCGGAGACACGGCCGACGGCCGACCGTCCGGATGGTGGACGATCGGCCGTACGGCCTCTGGAGGCCGGGGAGGCGGCTGTGTGA
- a CDS encoding excinuclease ABC subunit C — protein MADPSSYRPKPGQIPESPGVYKFRDEHGRVIYVGKAKSLRPRLSSYFQDLANLHPRTRTMVTTAAAVEWTVVSTEVEALQLEYSWIKEYDPRFNVKYRDDKSYPSLAVTLNEEFPRVQVMRGAKKKGVRYFGPYGHAWAIRETVDLMLRVFPVRTCSAGVFKRSAQIGRPCLLGYIGKCSAPCVGRVTAEEHRELAEEFCDFMAGRTGTYLRRLEQQMHEAAEDMEYERAARLRDDIGALKRAMEKNAVVLADATDADLIAVAEDELEAAVQIFHVRGGRVRGQRGWVTDKVEAVDTAGLVEHALQQLYGEERGDAVPKEVLVPAVPDPAEPVTQWLTERRGSLVDLRIPQRGDKKDLMQTVQRNAQQALALHKTKRASDLTTRSRALEEIAEALGLDSAPLRVECFDISHLQGDDVVASMVVFEDGLPRKSEYRRFQIKSFAGQDDVRSMHEVVSRRFRRYLLEKQKTGEWEEQATGAAEDTETIGTTAPPGQALDGLSDGPAEGPSGPIDEEGRPKRFAYPPQLVVVDGGKPQVAAAQRALDELGVDDVAVCGLAKRLEEVWLPDEEDPVVLPRSSEGLYLLQRVRDEAHRFAITYQRSKRAKSMKAGPLDTVPGLGDSRKQALLKHFGSVKRLRAATVEQICEVPGVGRKTAETVAAALAGSAPAAPAVNTATGEIIEDEAAGAASSSNGGTRP, from the coding sequence ATGGCCGACCCGAGCAGCTACCGCCCCAAGCCGGGACAGATCCCCGAGTCGCCGGGGGTCTACAAGTTCCGTGATGAGCACGGCCGGGTGATCTACGTAGGAAAGGCGAAGAGCCTGCGCCCGCGGCTCTCGTCGTACTTCCAGGACCTGGCGAACCTCCACCCGCGCACCCGCACCATGGTCACCACGGCCGCCGCCGTGGAGTGGACCGTGGTCTCCACCGAGGTCGAGGCCCTGCAGCTCGAGTACTCCTGGATCAAGGAGTACGACCCCCGGTTCAACGTCAAGTACCGCGACGACAAGAGCTACCCCTCCCTCGCCGTGACCCTGAACGAGGAGTTCCCCCGGGTCCAGGTGATGCGCGGCGCCAAGAAGAAGGGCGTGCGCTACTTCGGCCCTTACGGCCACGCCTGGGCCATCCGCGAGACCGTCGACCTGATGCTGCGCGTGTTCCCCGTCCGGACCTGCTCCGCCGGGGTGTTCAAGCGCTCCGCCCAGATCGGCCGCCCCTGCCTGCTCGGCTATATCGGCAAATGCTCGGCCCCCTGCGTCGGCCGTGTCACCGCCGAGGAGCACCGCGAACTCGCCGAAGAATTCTGCGACTTCATGGCCGGCCGCACCGGCACCTATCTGCGCCGCCTGGAGCAGCAGATGCACGAGGCCGCCGAGGACATGGAGTACGAGAGGGCGGCCCGGCTCCGCGACGACATAGGGGCGCTCAAGCGCGCCATGGAGAAGAACGCGGTGGTTCTCGCCGACGCCACCGACGCCGATCTGATAGCGGTCGCCGAGGACGAGCTGGAGGCCGCCGTCCAGATCTTCCATGTGCGCGGCGGCCGGGTGCGCGGTCAGCGCGGCTGGGTCACCGACAAGGTCGAGGCCGTCGACACCGCCGGGCTGGTCGAGCACGCCCTGCAGCAGTTGTACGGGGAGGAGCGCGGCGACGCGGTCCCCAAGGAGGTCCTGGTGCCCGCCGTGCCGGACCCGGCCGAGCCGGTCACCCAGTGGCTCACCGAGCGCCGGGGCTCCCTGGTCGATCTGCGCATCCCGCAGCGCGGCGACAAGAAGGACCTGATGCAGACCGTCCAGCGCAACGCCCAGCAGGCGCTCGCGCTGCACAAGACCAAGCGCGCCTCCGACCTCACCACGCGCTCCCGGGCGCTGGAGGAGATCGCCGAGGCCCTGGGGCTGGACTCCGCCCCGCTGCGCGTCGAGTGCTTCGACATCTCCCATCTGCAGGGAGATGACGTGGTGGCCTCCATGGTGGTCTTCGAGGACGGGCTCCCCCGTAAGAGTGAGTACCGCCGCTTCCAGATCAAGAGCTTCGCCGGGCAGGACGATGTCCGCTCCATGCACGAGGTCGTCAGCCGCCGCTTCCGCCGCTATCTCCTGGAGAAGCAGAAGACCGGGGAGTGGGAGGAGCAGGCCACCGGGGCCGCAGAGGACACAGAGACCATCGGCACCACCGCACCCCCCGGGCAGGCCCTCGACGGCCTCTCCGACGGCCCCGCCGAGGGGCCCTCCGGCCCGATCGACGAGGAGGGCAGGCCGAAGCGGTTCGCCTACCCGCCCCAGCTCGTCGTGGTCGACGGTGGAAAGCCGCAGGTGGCCGCCGCCCAACGGGCCCTGGACGAGCTCGGCGTCGACGATGTCGCCGTCTGCGGCCTCGCCAAGCGGCTCGAGGAGGTGTGGCTGCCGGACGAGGAGGACCCGGTGGTGCTGCCGCGCAGCAGCGAGGGGCTCTACCTCCTCCAGCGGGTCCGCGACGAGGCCCACCGCTTCGCCATCACCTACCAGCGCAGCAAGCGCGCCAAGTCGATGAAGGCCGGGCCGCTGGACACCGTTCCGGGCCTCGGTGACAGCCGTAAGCAGGCCCTGCTGAAGCATTTCGGCTCGGTCAAGCGGCTGCGCGCCGCCACGGTCGAGCAGATCTGCGAGGTGCCGGGCGTCGGCCGTAAGACGGCCGAGACGGTCGCCGCGGCGCTCGCCGGGTCCGCCCCGGCCGCGCCCGCCGTGAACACCGCCACAGGAGAGATCATTGAGGACGAGGCCGCCGGTGCGGCGTCCTCATCGAACGGGGGGACCAGACCATGA